Proteins from one Mycteria americana isolate JAX WOST 10 ecotype Jacksonville Zoo and Gardens chromosome 1, USCA_MyAme_1.0, whole genome shotgun sequence genomic window:
- the SMKR1 gene encoding small lysine-rich protein 1 isoform X1, with translation MTSQAVKSSKPKRGKGKRSKKKAKKVVKEVDILSPAAMLNAYYICHNAPACLEFRGFPWPGSPKKKGKKGK, from the exons ATGACTTCACAG gcAGTTAAAAGTAGCAAACCCAAGCGTGGCAAAGGCAAAAGatccaaaaagaaagcaaagaaggtgGTGAAGGAAGTGGATATCCTCAGCCCAGCTGCCATGCTCAACGCTTACTACATCTGCCACAATGCCCCCGCCTGCTTGGAGTTCCGGGGCTTTCCCTGGCCTGGCTCCCccaaaaagaaggggaagaaaggaaagtaa
- the SMKR1 gene encoding small lysine-rich protein 1 isoform X2, with amino-acid sequence MAVKSSKPKRGKGKRSKKKAKKVVKEVDILSPAAMLNAYYICHNAPACLEFRGFPWPGSPKKKGKKGK; translated from the exons ATG gcAGTTAAAAGTAGCAAACCCAAGCGTGGCAAAGGCAAAAGatccaaaaagaaagcaaagaaggtgGTGAAGGAAGTGGATATCCTCAGCCCAGCTGCCATGCTCAACGCTTACTACATCTGCCACAATGCCCCCGCCTGCTTGGAGTTCCGGGGCTTTCCCTGGCCTGGCTCCCccaaaaagaaggggaagaaaggaaagtaa